A region of Microbacterium suwonense DNA encodes the following proteins:
- a CDS encoding class II aldolase/adducin family protein, translating into MIKPSGISYEDLAPGNMILCDLDGTAGSERSPSSDTAAHAYVHRHMPEVAASCTPIPTTRWPGPRVEEILCMITAMADEFGEPIPISRFAIVGDDSIGRGIGDTLRGHCSRAVLMQNHGPFTIGVKAKDAVKAAVMGEDVARTVHLAREAGPLIPIPQEAIDSLLRDRYQNVYGQSADARR; encoded by the coding sequence GTGATCAAGCCTTCGGGCATCTCGTACGAGGACCTCGCCCCGGGGAACATGATCCTGTGCGACCTCGACGGCACCGCCGGCAGCGAGCGCAGCCCGTCCAGCGACACGGCCGCGCACGCCTACGTTCACCGCCACATGCCCGAGGTGGCGGCGTCGTGCACACCCATTCCGACGACGCGGTGGCCTGGGCCGCGCGTGGAGGAAATCCTCTGCATGATCACCGCCATGGCGGACGAGTTCGGCGAGCCCATCCCGATCAGCCGGTTCGCCATCGTCGGCGACGACTCGATCGGTCGGGGGATCGGCGATACCCTGCGTGGGCACTGCAGCCGTGCGGTGCTCATGCAGAACCACGGACCGTTCACGATCGGCGTGAAGGCGAAGGACGCGGTCAAGGCCGCCGTCATGGGCGAGGACGTCGCGCGCACCGTGCACCTCGCCCGCGAGGCGGGGCCGCTGATCCCGATCCCGCAGGAGGCTATCGATAGCCTCCTGCGGGATCGGTACCAGAACGTGTACGGTCAGAGCGCGGACGCCCGCCGATGA
- a CDS encoding TIM-barrel domain-containing protein, with protein sequence MIFDSQDEFGDGGDAVMEPSPSPDGSGRTPIEHFEVDGASIVWRGDGEVLRVDPWGVDSVRVRATIKGQLEDTRYSLLDAAQTRAVVTVDGNTAELRNGRLVVRLTSWSGYGYQTGYEENRCRLSFHDADGTLLLEELSEGGALHRRARDWHPHLGGDFAVRASFTAHPDEKLYGMGQYQQDVLDIKGCTFELAHRNSQISIPFVISSRGYGMLWHNPAVGQATFADNVTQWSAESTRQLDYWVTAGVRPRDIVSSYADATGHPPAMPEYGLGYWQSKLRYWNQEQLLSVAREHVARGLPMDVIVADFFHWPHMGDYRFDEEFWPDPTAMVEELRELGIELMVSVWPQVSLNSENFAEMKKHNLLVRAERGIDVQMSFEGPSAFIDVTAQEGRDYLWRKLSANYGVHGIRLFWLDEAEPEYGVYDYDSYRYALGSGQQVGALYPQLFLRSIHDGSTAGGQETLSLVRAAWSGSQRYGALVWSGDIGSTWTALQQQITAGTHIGLAGIAWFTTDIGGFHSGDIEDPAFIELLLRWFQFGTFSPVMRMHGDRQPAEQVAAADGSRRLPSGAPNEVWSYGDAAYRIMREHILLRETLRDYLREVMAEASQSGLPAMRAMFLEFPDDAAVWDVKHQYLLGPDLLVAPVVEPGARQRRVYLPDGAVWLHSATGDEYAGAQWVTVPAPIEQIPVFVRADARPSALGIIRRDPPADA encoded by the coding sequence ATGATATTCGATTCCCAGGATGAATTCGGCGACGGCGGCGATGCCGTGATGGAGCCTTCGCCGTCTCCTGACGGTTCCGGTCGCACTCCCATCGAGCACTTCGAGGTAGACGGAGCCTCGATCGTGTGGCGGGGCGACGGTGAGGTCCTCCGGGTGGATCCGTGGGGAGTCGACAGTGTGCGAGTGCGGGCGACGATCAAGGGGCAACTGGAGGACACTCGCTACTCCCTGCTCGACGCTGCGCAGACGCGAGCAGTCGTCACGGTCGACGGCAACACTGCAGAGCTCCGTAACGGGCGCCTGGTCGTGCGGCTCACCTCGTGGAGCGGCTACGGATATCAGACTGGTTATGAGGAGAATCGCTGCCGGCTATCGTTCCACGATGCCGATGGAACGCTGCTCCTCGAGGAACTCAGCGAAGGCGGGGCACTGCACCGCAGGGCCCGCGACTGGCACCCTCATCTCGGAGGAGACTTCGCCGTGCGTGCCTCGTTCACGGCTCATCCCGATGAGAAGCTCTACGGCATGGGCCAGTACCAGCAGGACGTGCTCGACATCAAGGGCTGCACGTTCGAGTTGGCGCACCGCAACTCGCAGATATCGATACCGTTCGTGATCTCCAGTCGTGGGTACGGGATGCTATGGCACAATCCCGCTGTGGGTCAGGCGACCTTCGCCGATAATGTCACTCAGTGGTCGGCCGAGTCGACAAGACAGCTGGACTATTGGGTCACCGCCGGGGTCCGCCCCCGTGACATCGTGAGCTCCTATGCGGATGCCACCGGCCACCCACCCGCCATGCCGGAGTATGGCCTTGGTTACTGGCAGTCCAAACTGCGCTACTGGAACCAGGAGCAGCTTCTGAGCGTTGCGCGCGAGCACGTCGCCCGCGGACTGCCGATGGACGTCATCGTCGCAGATTTCTTTCATTGGCCGCACATGGGCGACTACCGCTTCGATGAGGAATTCTGGCCGGACCCGACCGCGATGGTCGAGGAGCTGCGTGAACTCGGCATCGAGCTGATGGTGTCGGTCTGGCCCCAGGTATCACTGAACTCGGAGAACTTCGCCGAGATGAAGAAGCACAACCTCCTGGTGCGAGCCGAGCGCGGGATAGATGTGCAGATGTCTTTCGAAGGACCGAGCGCGTTCATCGATGTCACCGCCCAAGAGGGGCGCGACTACCTCTGGCGGAAGCTGTCCGCGAACTATGGCGTCCATGGCATCCGCCTGTTCTGGCTCGATGAGGCCGAGCCCGAGTACGGCGTCTACGACTATGACAGCTATCGGTACGCGCTCGGCTCAGGACAGCAGGTCGGAGCTCTCTATCCGCAGCTGTTCCTCAGGTCCATCCATGATGGTTCCACTGCCGGAGGACAGGAAACGCTGAGCCTCGTCCGAGCGGCGTGGTCGGGCAGTCAGCGATATGGTGCTCTGGTCTGGTCGGGCGACATCGGGTCGACCTGGACCGCGCTTCAGCAGCAGATCACGGCGGGTACCCACATTGGTCTCGCCGGGATCGCCTGGTTCACGACTGACATCGGCGGCTTCCACAGCGGCGACATCGAAGACCCGGCCTTCATCGAACTGCTGCTCCGGTGGTTCCAATTCGGCACTTTCAGCCCGGTCATGCGGATGCACGGCGACCGTCAGCCTGCTGAGCAGGTCGCCGCAGCCGACGGGTCGCGTCGGCTGCCCAGCGGCGCGCCGAACGAGGTGTGGAGCTACGGGGACGCGGCATACCGGATCATGCGCGAGCACATCCTGCTGCGTGAGACGCTGCGCGACTACCTGCGGGAAGTGATGGCGGAAGCTTCTCAATCGGGCCTCCCCGCGATGCGCGCCATGTTCCTCGAGTTCCCCGACGATGCCGCCGTATGGGACGTGAAGCACCAGTACCTGCTGGGTCCCGATCTGCTTGTAGCGCCCGTGGTGGAGCCGGGAGCGCGGCAGCGCAGGGTGTATCTGCCCGACGGTGCGGTGTGGCTCCACAGCGCGACCGGTGACGAGTACGCAGGAGCCCAGTGGGTGACAGTGCCGGCGCCGATCGAGCAGATACCGGTGTTCGTCCGAGCCGACGCTCGACCCAGCGCACTGGGAATCATCCGCCGCGACCCGCCCGCCGATGCCTGA